CCCTCATGAAGCTGTTGTGAAAGAAACACAAGCGGCCGGGTTAAACTTGGGCAGGCGAGgccttctgaaatcagacaaagGGGGAAGTAGAGCCAGATCCCAAAAGTCTATACGAGGAACTGGCCGCAAACCACAGCTGCACACACCAGAGAACAACTCCACACCCTcacgggaagggaagggagacagACACGCTCATGCCTGACCCAGGAGCACAAGTGGGAGGGCGGGGTGAGGGCTTGGGGAGGCACTGACCTCTGAAGCCAGGGCCAGACAATGCCAGCAGGAGGGCCCACCTGCCAAGCCGACCTTGTGTGCTTGGGGAGACGCAGGGCCACCTGCTAAATACCTTTTCGGTTGGCCTGGTTTTCCTATCAAGCAAGTTCATTTGCTCAAAACATCTTTAACGTTTGAAAACACCCAACCTCCTACAACAACTGAAAACTCCAGAGCCCGAAGCCCGCACCCTGGTGGCTTGAGGGCACGCACGGCTGTGACTGGGAGTAAGAAGCTGGGGGGGCACCACGCATCAGGGCCCCCGAGGGAGGGAAGACAAGGGGTAGAAGGCTGAGAGCCCGGGAGGAAGCAGTGGCTGGTGGGAGACCGGGACCCCAAACCCCCAACAGAGGGCCAGCACCAGCTGCCCCCAGGTGACCTCCCTCGGGGGCCTTGTCTCTTCTGAGGCTGCATCTTGCACAAATCCACAGGTGAATGGGGCCGGCTGGGCCTCACTCCAGTACGGGAGAACTTGGGTCAAGGCCACCTGCCTTGGGGAGTCCAGAGGAGCAGCAGCCTGAGTGCTGGGGGGCTGGACTCTGGCAGGGCAGGGGCGTTCGTCCTACAGGGATGGGGGTCATTGTCTGGTGTGTCTGCCTCTAGGGGCTgggaaagaaggggagggtggtCACACGAGTGGGGCAGATCTAGTCGGCCCAGGACAGCCCAACGTCCACTACTGAGCGTTTAAGGGGGTGCAGAAGGCCCGGCAGGAGGAggcccaggccacagtgcagaGGCTGGGCGGCTCACTTGTGCCCGGCGGTCACACAGGTGTGGGCAGTGGCTCTGACCTCAAAGGAACCATGCCAGCATCAGACCAGGCCGAGCCCCACCCCTGGGCTGAGTGTGAAGTGGGGCTGCCTGCCAGGACAGCACCTCACCAGGACCAGAGTCCAGGGGGAGCTGCGAGGTTCTCACATGAGCAAAGCCTGTCCCGCTCCTGACTCAGGCCAGTCCCTCCCCAGGTGCCCACTCAGGGAAGGGCTGGCCGGAAACCTCCCCTCCTCTCCGAGCGCTGGGGTCTCCAGGCACGTTTCTAAACCCTCTTCTGGAAAGCCCCACCGCACACCCGCCTGTCTCTCGCTTCTAAGGTGCGTCAGTGGCGGGGGAGACGCACGCCCCGCATAGTCAGGTGGGGGCTGGAGGTGTCCTGGGAGCGCCTGGTGGCCCCGCTGGGCTGGTGCTAGGACGGGTTTGCTGCTGGACGAAGGGAGAACAGCTTGGAGGGGACGACACCCCCGCCTCTGACCCCGCCTCGGGGCCTGTCCCTCTGGCCGTCTCACCTGTCAGGTGGCGGCTACTGCACCAGCCGGTAGGTGATGTACCTGCCCGCCGTCTCGCTGGGCCGGATGATCTTCACCACCTGCAGAGGCAGAGAGCAGGGGCTGGGAACGTCTGAGGGGCCTCACTGCAGTCACCAGACAGCAGGTGGGCAGCACACGGGCTGGGGATGGCCGGCAGGGGCCCAAAATGCTGACCCTGGGCTGCAGCACCCACTCCCCGGGAACCTGGGTCATGCTCTTCTCAGACCTAGTGACCCTGGCTTTAAGAGGGGGGATTGGGGGTGTGGTCTCGAGGTCCCCTCTAGGCGCTGGGTTGAGGGGTAGGGGCTGTCAGGGAGGAACAGAAGCCCCTTCTCTGAGTGGTCAGCTCAAAGCAGCCCCAGGGCCCCTTCCCCCTGCAAGGCTCACCTGCCCACGCTTTATCCCAAAGTAGCGCGCCACAGGGTCCCCCGCCTGGATCCTGGGCAGCTGGTTCTCTCGGAGCTTACTGGGAAGCAGGGTCAGGAAAATGCCAGAGGGAGCCGTGGGGGGGAGGGGGTGCAGAAGTCTCCAGGGGCGGGGCTGGAAAGGATACTATCGGGCCAGCAGCTCTGTCACCTCCTCCTTGGTCATGACGACGTGCTCAGGGACCAGCTGCCAAGAGAGGAAGGCACCAGGCATCACCGAGGGCTGGCCAGACCCCACGGCTCCCGGGCGCCACCACAGCCCCTGTGCCTCCAGATGCACAAGAGCCCTGAACCCCCTCCTCCGACCCCCGGCACTCAGGGAGCCCAGCCCCGCACCCCAACTCCACAGACTTCTGAGGCAGACGGGCTGGGCACAGCCACCTCCTGCTGGGACTCCTCCTGTCATGTCGGCAGCACGAGGGTCCCTCCACATCCCCAACAGTCCCGGTTCTACAGGCTGGGGTGGGCCTGGGGATCTGCATTTCTAGGACGCTCCCGGGTTTGGCTGCTGCAGGTCCAGGGCCACCCTTTGAGAACCCCTGTCCTCCACGCACTCATGGGAGCACCCACCCTGGGCCCCAGATCCCACACCTTCCTGGCCACCCGCAAACCCTGCATCTCTGCCGGCCCCACACAGGCTCCACGGCGGGCGCCCACCTCGTGCTCCGTGATGTTGATGAGCAGCTCCTGCTGCAGAAACTGCTCCAGGATGTACTTGGGGGCCATGTCGACCAGGGACTGGAAGAGAGTGGCTCTCAGGCACGGCCCGGAGGGGCCCAGACAACCCCTACTCCATTTCCTGCCTCAAGCTACATAGAGCTTACCCGTGTGCCCCAACACACCCCACGCCATAAATCAGAAAACCCCACCGCCAGCCCAGGAGCCTTCAACagcccacccctccccagcctccgcTCATCAAGGGCCTCCTGTCATGAGCAGTGATGAGGCTGTGGAAACTCGGATGTGTTTCCATCTGTCACACGCCTCCGGGGCGGCCCTCAGAGCTGCAGGGTGGCCTCTTCCCCATAAGGGGTGCCACTTTGTGTGACTGCGTGAACCCCGCAGCCGGTGGGCCAGGGACTAAACTGCTCTGCTGACTGCCCACCACAGCACGGCAGCCTGGCTCAGGAGTGTCCAACAGACAGACGGGGAACACGCCCCGTGCCAGGCCTCCTCTGCATGTCCCCCTGGACATTGGCTCAGGACAAAGAACCTCCGGCTCCCGCAAGCTGCACCAGGCTGAGGGCCGGAGCACACAGGCACCGGCCAGAGAGGCACAGTGCCCTCCGCCCTTACGCCCCTCCCAAGAGCCAGGGGAGGACGGTAGCtgcctggggtggggctggggttcAGCAGTGGGGCCCATGGacggggtgggagggaggtggtcGGGGCTTGTCACACATCCACGCCACATCCTCCAGGGCACCCTGACTGGCCTGGCCCATGGCATGTGAGCCGCCTGTGGGTGCTGCTCGGGGCAGGAGGTTGGGGAGGGCAAGAGGCTGGCGAGGTGGGCCGGGGCAGGGGTGCCCACCTGCTCgggagaggaggctggggagggcgaGAGGctggaggggcggggcgggggggtgCCCACCTGCTTGGCGGAGGGTGTCATGCCCTGCTGCACCACGATGAGGGCACGCGTGATGTTCTCCTCCTGCATGCGCTGGCAGTACACCTTGATGGTCTTgatgcccaccttgggctcctcTGCAGACAGAGAGTGTTCTGGCCTGCACCACCCTGGGCCCTCCCGGCCTTTGCCCACCCAGACCACAGAGCACCCGGGTTCCAGCCGTGTTCCACACAGGCGCTTCTCCTGCTCAGGCCTCAGCTTGCACGTTTGCAAAACGAGACCTGAGTAGCAGGATCccaggacagagaaagaaagggctgAAACCTCGTTCACCCAGAGACAAGGACAGGGGCCTGACACCGCTCAGTCACCCAGAGACCAGCGAGAGGCAGAGACCTTCCACTCTGAGAGGCTCCCACCCCAGGCAGTCCTGGGGACAGGGGTGACTCAGCACCCACCTCTCCAACAAGCACATCTCACACCCCAGAATGCTCTCTTTAAGAAGCGTCatctgaggccgggtgcggtggctcacacctataaccctagcactttgggaggctaaggcaggtggattgcttgaggtcaggagttcgaaaccagcctggccaacatggtgaaaccccatctctattaacaGTACAAAAAattggttgggcgcagtggctcaagcctgtaatcccagcactttgggaggccgagacgggcggatcacgaggtcaggagatcgagaccatcctggctaacatggtgaaaccccgtctctactaaaaaatacaaaaaactagccgggcgaggtggcgggcgcctgtagtcccagctactcgggaggctgaggcaggagaatggcgtaaacccaggagtcggagcttgcagtgagctgagatccggccactgcactccagtccgggcgacagagcgagactccgcctcaaaaaaaaaaaaaaaaaaaaaaaaaaaattagccgggcgtggtggcaggcacctgtagtcccagctactctggagactgaggcaggagaatggtgtgaacctggaagaaggagcgtgcagtgagccaagattgtgccattgcactccaacctgggcaacagagcgagattccatcttaaaaaacaaacaaacaaataaataaacaatactaaaaaaactaaaagtagccaggtgagatggtgtatgcctgtaaacctagctttttgtgggaggctgaggtgggaggattgcttgaacccaggaggtggaggttgcagtgagctgagattgcgccactgcactccagcctgggtgacagagagagagagtcagcctcaaaaaaaaaaaaaacaaaaaaaaagaccgggcgcagtggctcacacctgtaatcccagcactttgggaggccgaggcaggcggatcacctgagggcaggagtttgagaccagcctggccaacatggtgaaaccccatctctaccaaaaatacaaagaaaaaaaagccaggtatggtggtgggtgtctgcaatctcagctactcaggaagctgaggcaggagaattacttgaattcaggaggtggaggctgcagcgagccgaaatggcaccactgcacttcaggctgggtgacagaatgagactttcaaaaaaaaaaaaaaaaaaaaaaagcagcaggatcACCAGGTCCGCTTGGCAGACACGCTCCGTCCACCCCACTGATTAATTCTGGGCACGGGGCTGTGTCCCTAAGGTACTTGTAGTCCCCCAACCACTGAGGGCTTTAGAGCCATACTGGGGAGGCAGACAGGTGGGGAGACCACCACGGTGCAGGTGCTGAAACCGAGGGTCCCAGGGGTTCCGGGAAAAGTGGCCTGAGCACAACCTCGAGAGATGAGTAGCGGATGCTGACAGGGGAGAGGCGGCATGGGCTGCAGAGGAATGGGCTGGGGCAGACAGGGCCACAGCTCATAAGGAGGCTGCGCTGACCCACATGGGGCCTCCTGGGCCAGGCCAAGAAGCTGGAAGTGCACCCAACGGCCAGGATGGGGGAGCCAAGGGACACAGGTAAGGCAAAGGTCATGGGGGGCTGCGGGTGAGTAGGGAGGTCCATGTGACTCTCCTGGTTGGCAGGAAGAAAGGGGACTGATGAGAGGGAAACCAGAAAGAGGCTGCGCATGAGAGGGGTCAGAGGTCCACAGCATCGCCCACagcaaggaagaggaggggaagttTTCCTCCCAGATCGAACAGAGGGTCAAACGCTGGGCAcaaggtgggtgggggtgggtgctAGCAGCCGGCTCCTCAGCAGGTGCTCGGGCGGCTCCACCGGAACTCCCCCAGGACCCCCTGCTCACCTGGAAAGAACACAAACATCTGGTCGGTGGGGTCATCGTTGTGGGCCACCAGCACGGTGAGGTCAGTGCGCCGCGGCCGCCCCTCACTCGGCTTGTCTCCAAATTGGGCTTTGAACTCCTCCAGTGTCTGGTCAAGCTCGTCCTGGGTCACCAGGTAGCCACGGTCGTGGCACAGCTGCAGAGAGAAAGAACCAGCTGACCCCAGGGCAGAGAGAAGAAGGCGGCCAGAGCTCATGACTCAGACCTGCGGCTGCTGCAGAGGACAGAGGTGAAAAGCAAATGGGCTGAACACTCGCTGTGTGCCCCATGACAGCCACCCTGGCCCCCACAGCCCCACACCACAGATTGGGACCAGCGTGATCCCGAGAGGCTCGCAGAGGTGTCCAGCCTTGACCAAGACCGTCCATCCAGCCTCACAGGAAACCGGCAGGGAGCAAAGCCCTCCAAACCACTTTGCACAGCTACCCTAAAGACAGGGACAAAGAcggggcgtgggggctcacggcCGTGATCCCAGAGctcagggaggccgaggcaggagggttgcttgaggccaggagttcaaggacgcagtgagctatgactgtaccactgcgctgcagcctgggcgacagagtgagaccctgtctcttaaaaaaaaagaaaaaaggccgggcgcggtggctcaagcctgtaatcccagcactttgggaggccgagatgggcggatcacgaggtcaggagatcgagaccatcctggctaacatggtgaaaccccgtctctactaaaaatagaaaaaactagccgggcgaggtggcgggcgcctgtagtcccagctactcgggaggctgaggcaggagaatggcgtgaacccgggaggcggagcttgcagtgagccgagattgcgccactgcactccagtctgggcgacagagcgagactccgcctcaaaaaaaaaaaaaaaaaaaaaaaaaaaaaaaaaaaaaaaaaaaaagaaaaaagacagggaCCGAAACAGATGTGACTTCAGGCTAACAATACGGCCCGGAGGAAGGAGAATCAGGCTGCGGGGGGCTTCGCTGAAGACAAGGGCATGGGGCGGGGAAGCAAGACAAAGCAAAAGCTCCCAAACGGCCCCAACGGCTGAGGGAGGACCCTGAACCGCAGGCCCTCAGGCCTTTGCCCAGTTTCCAAACCGGAGTCGGCCCAGTGGCCTCCATCTGCCTCAGACCCCAAGGCACGGGTTCCGGGCTCCACGTCCCCATCGAAAGCCCCAGCTCGCCCGCTGCTTCCCAATCACCAACTCCGCCAGCCTCAGATGCTGAGACGCCCTGGGGTTCACGACGCAAGGACAAATGGCGACGCTGAACCACAGcgaggggcagggcctgggggcgCCCCCCGTCCCCATTCGCACCTTCCTCCTCTCGCCGCCATGCGCGCCGCGCCAGCCCGAGCCGCTCGCCCACCCCTAAGCTCCGCACCCAGACGTCTCGAAACTCCCTCCCTTCCCCGCTGCCGGCTCAGGTCGGGCCCAGCGCCTGGGACCCCCGGCGGCCTCGGGGCCTCCCGTGTCGGCCGGGCCCTTCGTCGCTGCTGCTCCGACGGGAGTACGAGGAGACGCCGAGCTCGACCTCACCTCGGGCCCCTGCACCTGCTGCACGCGCCCCCGGCCCCCAACACCACGCGCGGCTCACCTGCATGATGGTCTTGCGGATTTTCCAGAGCCGGTATGTCTCCTCCTCGTCGTCCATCGCTCCCCGATATCACCCGTTCTGCGTGCAGAACCCGCGCGGACTGCGCCTGCGCCGACTCCCAATCAGGCCCCCTCCACGTAACCCCGCCCCACGCTGGGCTGTCGTCGGCGAACGCCTGAATGCAGCAACTTCTGGGATCGGCAGCGCCAAGGGCAGCCCGAGACTTGCGAGAGCGGCAGTTTGCTGCGCGAGACTCTCGCTCCGTAGTTCTCGTGTGTCTTTGGCCGCACGGCCTCTTGGGAGTTGTAGTTTCCGTTCAACTCCCACGTTTCGGCGACAGTATAGAATCCCATGAGGCGGGGGCGAAGTGTGggcggggaaactgaggcctggaatgGGTCAAGGGGCAGCTCGGCTCCTAGGGACGGTCGGGGAGCCTAGTGGgaactctataaatatttgtgcatCAAACTGTACAGGGTTTCCTCTGTTGGCTCCAGGCCAGGTCACGGTTAATgcccttgggcctcagtttccctacctgTGCAATGGCAATAAAGTGTCCCTACTTTAGACGGTTAACTGAGAGTCTTAGGTACAGCTAAGCATATCTCTAGGTACTTATTAAGTCCCCTCACCTCTGTCCTCTCCCCTGAGCGCCAGCCTAGCCTGGGTATCTCCCCACCCCAGACCCGTCCTGTCTTTGCAAACCTCACCTCCCCAGATTCACTGAAGATCCCAGCCCAGCACTCGCTGTGTGAAGGCAATCAGTCACTGACTCAGTGATGCATTCATTAATTTAGCATTTACTCAGCAACCTACAGTGATGGtgaataaaagcaggccaggtATCCCTTGCATTCAGAGACAGGATTTAGTAAAATAACGttactgggcacagtggctcatgcctgtaatcccagcactttgggaggccgaggtgagcagatcacaagatcaggagtttgagaccatcctggctaacacggtgaaaccccatctctactaaaaatacacaaaattagctgggccaggTGCCCGTAGtctcatctactcgggaggctgaggcaggagaatctcctgaacctggaaggtggaggttgcagtgagccgagatcgcgccactgcactccagcctgggccacagagtgacactctgtctcaaaaaacaaataaataaataggccgggcatagtggctcatgcctgtaatcccagcactttgggaggccaaggcaggtggatcatgaggtcaggcgttcgagaccagcttggccaagatggtgaaaccctgtctctactaaaaactacaaaaattagctgggtgcggtggtgagcacctgtaatcccagctactcgggaggctgaggcaggagaatcgcttgaacccaggcaggcggagtctgcagtaagccgagatcatgccactgcactctaacctgggtgacagggcaaaactccgtctcaaaaaatatatatataataataaataaagaaataaagaaatataaacgTTAGAAAGTGACAAAGCTATGGAGTAAGAAAGCAGAGAGGCTAAGTGACATGGGGAGAAGGAGAGACCTGTAGTGTCAAATGGGGAGGTCAGGGAATACAGTGAGGACAGATTCAAGCAAAAGTCCCAttaggtgtagtggctcatgcctgtaatcccagcactttgggtggttgaggtgggcagatcatgaggtcaggagttcgagaccagcttggccaacatggtgaaacccccatctctactaaaaatacaaaaattagccaggtttgtcAGTggtcatctgtagtcccagctactcaggaggctgaggcaggagaatcgcttgaacccaggaggcggaggttgcagtgagctgagatcacgccactgcactccagcctgggtgacagagcaagtctccatctagaaaaaaaaaaatcccacttggcgcggtggctcacacctgtaatcccagcactttgggaggctgagtgggaaggATCCCTTTGTTGTACTTTTCCAGTTTTTAGTTGTAAGACCCTGACTTTTTTACACTGATATTTGAGATTCTTTTTGGGGGGCTGTCAGGGgctgctctttttgtttttgttttatcctgagacggagtctcactctgtcccccaggctggactgcagtggcgcgatctccgctcactgcaagctccgcctcccgggttcaggccattctcctgcctcagcctctggagtagctgggactataggtgcccgccaccacacctggctaatttgtttatttttagtagagacagggtttcaccatgttagcctgcctcagcctcctaaaattctgggattacaggcgtgagtcaccgcacctggctaatttttttgtatttgtagtagagacggggtttcaccatgttagccaggctggtctcgaactcctgacctcagatgatctgcttgcctcggcctcccaaagtgctgggattaacagatgtgagccaccacacctggccaggaagaccctatttctataaaaaaatgtaaaaattagccaggcatggtgggcgcacctgtagtcccagttactcgggaggctgaggtgggaagatctaggatcaccagagcccagcggtcgaggttgcagtgagctgtgattgtgccactgcactccggtctgggcgacagaaacgctgtctccaaacaaacaaacagaaaacaaaaaccagaggaggagagggaggaaaccTGGGGGTGCCTGGGGATAGCTGTTATCAGGCAGACAGCACAGCCAGGTTAGAGGCCCCGAGGCTGCGCCTTGCCTGGAGTGTTCCTAGCAGGGAAGGGCAGGAGAGTAGGTCAGAGGGCAAGTGGGGCAGGTCCCAGGAGGCCTTGCTGGTCAGGGTAAAATGTTTGGAGCTGCTGTGTTGGGAAATGACTGTCAGGAGCCAGGGCAGAAGCGAGAGACCAGGGAGGGACTAGGAAGGCGAACTGGCCACAGGTTGGGGTGGCTCCGGCTAGGGTAGGGGCAAGCACAGAGCGGGGAGGGTGCCATAGGgcgagaaaaagagggagaagagggacaAAGCTGTCCCTGTCAGCAGCAGGAAGAGGGTGGGAGGGCGGAGGCGTGGAGGTCGAGGTGAGCTCTGGAGTTCAGGGCAAGGTCTGGGGGGATGGACGTGCAGGCAGGGTGGCCACATGGTGCAGATTAGAGCCGGGAGCCTGGACCACGTCCTGGGAGCAGAGTAGAGTTCGGGAGAGTGAGTCCAGCCCTGCTGGTGTTCAGAAGCCCggagagggggaggaggcagcagcaggagggGAGACTCAGTACAGACACTGGAGCAGCCCCTGAGCTACAGACCTGGCTGTGTTATCTCAGGCAGGTTACTCAATCTCTCCGTGCCTC
This Rhinopithecus roxellana isolate Shanxi Qingling chromosome 8, ASM756505v1, whole genome shotgun sequence DNA region includes the following protein-coding sequences:
- the POLR2E gene encoding DNA-directed RNA polymerases I, II, and III subunit RPABC1, which encodes MDDEEETYRLWKIRKTIMQLCHDRGYLVTQDELDQTLEEFKAQFGDKPSEGRPRRTDLTVLVAHNDDPTDQMFVFFPEEPKVGIKTIKVYCQRMQEENITRALIVVQQGMTPSAKQSLVDMAPKYILEQFLQQELLINITEHELVPEHVVMTKEEVTELLARYKLRENQLPRIQAGDPVARYFGIKRGQVVKIIRPSETAGRYITYRLVQ